Genomic DNA from Gimesia aquarii:
GTCTGCCAACGGGTAGAATGCTGAGTTGGAACGCGCCTTCCATCTTTACAGGAATTCCCGGGAAGTAAGCATCGAGCGTGATCGTCCCTTGGCTCTGCTTCAAACCTTCGTCAAAGGGGACTGTAAAGAAAGTATCGACCGCCGCATACAGTGTTTCATAAGGTTTACCAGGTTCTGGCCGAGGAATGTTATTAAACGATTTTCCGCGACCTGCGAACGATCCCTTATAAGCTTGAACCATTTTGCCATCGGGACCTTTTTTATACAGGCGATGATCAATACGCCCGCTAAAACCTTTGTATTTTTTATCATCGGGTGGAAATGTCAGCCGCACACTGGTTGTTTTAGATTCTCCACTTTCCGGTCGCCAGTAAGGTATATCAAGTTTGCGGAAGGTGCGATAATTGGCCAGAATCGGGAATTTCTCCTGCGGTACCACCCGTGTCAGTCCCCCCAGACTGGCACTCATACTTCGCACTTGCCCTGAGGAGTTTAAGAACGTAACCAGCTTCTCAGATTCTCTCCCGGAATCAACAGTCGAAATCGCGAGTTTATCGTTTGAAGCATTGAAGCGTTGGGCTTCAATCAGAAGGTCATACTTGGACTCATTGAGCCAGTTACCACTGTAGGTACTGACGACAACTTCATGGATCCCCTCTTCTTTTGTTTTCACAGTCAGACTGGCATTTGACCTGTCGCCTCCCAGCTGTGCTGTTTGCTGAATCACGCGATAGCCAATTTCTTTGCCATCCGGATTAAACACACTGACCAACAAACGTCCTGAACTTTGCGCTTCAAATCCGAGCATGACAGACAGACTGCTATCGCGTCGTGTGATGGCAATCGGATAACGGTGATAAGCACCGGCTGAGATTGTTTGCTGTGGTACCACAAACGCGGCAACACGGTCAGAATCTCGCAGAGCGATACCAGGAAGATTCACTTCTGTTTGAAGATCAGATAATTCAATAGGCTTATGAACGACGTCCAGGAAACTGAATTCCCGTTCGCCATGCTGTGAAACCGTATAATAAGCTAGATAAGTTTTCCCGGTTTCCATTAACTCACGTTTACGAGTACTATAAAAATAGGATTTACTGCTGTTCGAGAGCACAAGAGAGATCTGATTTCCCTGTGCTTCTTCTTTACCTGGCAAAGCAATAGAAAAAGGAATTTTTTCTTTATTCCCGTTTACATCCAGAGTAGTCACAGTGCCATCACTGTTTTGAATTTCCACTTTTTCCAGTTTCACAATGGCAGGTGTATTCTTTAGTAACAGGCTTCCACGATCAGAAACTTCACCATCGATATTCAGATCCAGGTCGACTTTTTTGTGAGCGGCAATGTTATTGGATCGGTCATAAAGTCGATTAAATTTCGAATAGCGATTGATACTGAATTCTGCAGTTTGTGTTTTGGGATTCACCGTTAAATTGGCCAGCCTCAGGAATTCTGGATAGGCTTTGTCGATGTCTATGAGACCCGCCCCCTGTTGGGCATAGGTAAATCCTTTCATACGCATCGCTGAATTTTCTAAAGCGAGTCGCATGCTCAAGGCCAATGATGTGAGTGAGTATTTACTGTCTGACGATTTCTTTCGAATGGCCTGGATTTTTTGTTTTTGTCGCTCCAGCACTTTTTCATATGCTTTATCCGCTTTAACCAATGATAACATGGCCGCGGCTGCACCAGCGGCAATGGGGGAGGACATACTGGTTCCATTAAACATACTCGATCCATCTGAATTCAAAGGGGTCGATGAAAGCGCAGAACCAGGGGCAACCACATTCGGACGCATTTCTCCTGTGTAAGACGGGCCTAATGAGGAAAAGTAAAGTAAGCCGTGTTCGGGAGCATTCACTCCCTCCGCCAGACGATAATGTTCTCTTAATGTGTTGGCAGAAACATGAGCACCCACAAACACAGCGGGGCTGGAGCCTGCCAGGCCGTTGATCGTTCGATAACCCGGACCATCATTCGATGCGGATACGAAAAATGTTGTGCCGAACTTTGCTGATAAATCCTGAATGAGGATACTCAACGGTCGTTTAAGATAACCTTCGTGACTTCCCAGAGAGATATTTACAACATCGGGGACATAACCTTCGGGATTAAAGAAGGCCGCGATGATACCACGAATAATCGCCTGATCGGTACAGCTGCGTCCCGAACAGACCTTAATAGACATCAGTTCCGCTTTGGGGGCAGCGCCTTCAATTTGTACTCCACTACCGGCAACGATCCCAGCGACGTGTGTGCCATGCGACTGTTGATCGAAGGCAATCGTGATTTCTGTGACTTGTTTTTTTGCATCAGGGCGGAATAACAAGGGATAAGCGATGCGTTTGGTTCGAGAAGGAAATTCCAGCATCGTTTGATAAGGAACTTTCAGACCGTCTCTTTGCATTTTCCGTGCGGTATTGAAATCGATGATTGGTGTCTTGGCTTCCTCTTTGCTGAATTTGCCATCCATGTCGACATCAACGAAAGCCAGTGTGTATTCTTTGGGCAGATCTCGTTTTTCGAGATCCGGTTTTTTAGCAACCAACGGCGCGTCTTTGTCGGTCTCTTTTTTCTCTGTACTTGCCTTTTTCTTTTCTTCTTCCTTCTTCTCTGCTTCTTTCTTGAAGACCGGATTGGGGATTGAGCCAACGACGACCATTAATTTATCGTCTTTGGTTCCATTTCGATTGATATCGACACCTTCTTTACCGAGGGTGGTCCAAATATCTCCTTGCTGAAATCCAAGCTTTTTCTCATCAATATAACCAAAGAAAACATAGTCGTTCTCTTTAATTGTCTCCGGAAGGGCGATGAATTTACGGGGCTCAATTT
This window encodes:
- a CDS encoding S8/S53 family peptidase, yielding MNILNCRSLIRFSLIIAIVTCCIHLSQQDAPAQSMKQELCDCSPELTLLLRVNDVRRTATLITKAGGKVVYDPNLGIGNDIPFLVVNLPPSKLNDKKFIDSLKLPSGVMEEIIPEKIVPQAEPEVTGTKVTELKAAPEADFDSLYVPLDDIKIPALRKRVAGKGLGEGTIVAIIDTGIDTTHPVFQDRVIFWNDATREGRMKLTRLRQLDGKIEIEPRKFIALPETIKENDYVFFGYIDEKKLGFQQGDIWTTLGKEGVDINRNGTKDDKLMVVVGSIPNPVFKKEAEKKEEEKKKASTEKKETDKDAPLVAKKPDLEKRDLPKEYTLAFVDVDMDGKFSKEEAKTPIIDFNTARKMQRDGLKVPYQTMLEFPSRTKRIAYPLLFRPDAKKQVTEITIAFDQQSHGTHVAGIVAGSGVQIEGAAPKAELMSIKVCSGRSCTDQAIIRGIIAAFFNPEGYVPDVVNISLGSHEGYLKRPLSILIQDLSAKFGTTFFVSASNDGPGYRTINGLAGSSPAVFVGAHVSANTLREHYRLAEGVNAPEHGLLYFSSLGPSYTGEMRPNVVAPGSALSSTPLNSDGSSMFNGTSMSSPIAAGAAAAMLSLVKADKAYEKVLERQKQKIQAIRKKSSDSKYSLTSLALSMRLALENSAMRMKGFTYAQQGAGLIDIDKAYPEFLRLANLTVNPKTQTAEFSINRYSKFNRLYDRSNNIAAHKKVDLDLNIDGEVSDRGSLLLKNTPAIVKLEKVEIQNSDGTVTTLDVNGNKEKIPFSIALPGKEEAQGNQISLVLSNSSKSYFYSTRKRELMETGKTYLAYYTVSQHGEREFSFLDVVHKPIELSDLQTEVNLPGIALRDSDRVAAFVVPQQTISAGAYHRYPIAITRRDSSLSVMLGFEAQSSGRLLVSVFNPDGKEIGYRVIQQTAQLGGDRSNASLTVKTKEEGIHEVVVSTYSGNWLNESKYDLLIEAQRFNASNDKLAISTVDSGRESEKLVTFLNSSGQVRSMSASLGGLTRVVPQEKFPILANYRTFRKLDIPYWRPESGESKTTSVRLTFPPDDKKYKGFSGRIDHRLYKKGPDGKMVQAYKGSFAGRGKSFNNIPRPEPGKPYETLYAAVDTFFTVPFDEGLKQSQGTITLDAYFPGIPVKMEGAFQLSILPVGRPDVYILKIKAPKKLIDASAAKTSHSSPSQATLEIPTKIGGVSKIKVTLPVTVTPDVKSTLAKQLIRSSISISTSDSRISDSIPIEISQ